One Streptomyces coeruleorubidus DNA segment encodes these proteins:
- a CDS encoding phosphoribosyltransferase, translating to MSDVRENLTYEQFGVAVRELAQTIADDGYEPDIVLSIARGGVFVAGGLAYALDCKNIHLVNVEFYTGVGTTLEMPVMLAPVPNVIDFSEKKVLITDDVADTGKTLKLVRDFCLDTVAEVRSAVVYEKSQSLVKCEYVWKRTDEWINFPWSVEPPVVRRADQVLDA from the coding sequence ATGAGTGACGTTCGCGAGAACCTGACCTACGAGCAGTTCGGCGTCGCCGTGCGCGAGCTCGCGCAGACCATCGCCGACGACGGGTACGAGCCCGACATAGTGCTCAGCATCGCCCGCGGCGGTGTCTTCGTGGCCGGCGGGCTCGCCTACGCCCTCGACTGCAAGAACATCCATCTCGTGAACGTGGAGTTCTATACGGGTGTGGGCACGACGCTCGAGATGCCCGTCATGCTCGCTCCCGTCCCCAACGTGATCGACTTCTCCGAGAAGAAGGTGCTGATCACCGACGATGTCGCCGACACCGGCAAGACGCTCAAGCTGGTCCGCGACTTCTGCCTCGACACCGTCGCCGAGGTGCGCAGCGCCGTCGTCTACGAGAAGTCCCAGTCGCTGGTGAAGTGCGAGTACGTGTGGAAGCGGACCGACGAGTGGATCAACTTCCCGTGGTCCGTGGAGCCGCCCGTGGTGCGGCGGGCCGACCAGGTGCTTGACGCCTGA
- a CDS encoding Yip1 family protein produces the protein MSQLGRKAGPGCPGPARHRPGPGTFEDVAGFRIGRGRNNGAPQTRPQNPPYGQQTPQGPSYGYPPAPPQPYPQQPPYGNGGGPTWPQPNAGRPGGGYGDQGEPEYFGDGAYPPGPQGPHDPYAANNPGHTQAFSVGEDPYNQGDTYRAGSAAPPPGPVGPRLHWKALLRGIVLAPKQTFLQMRDYTMWGPALIVTFLYGLLAVFGFDGARKDAINATLSNAIPIVLTTAVAMVISAFILGVVTHTLARQLGGDGAWQPTVGLSMLIMSITDAPRLVFAMFAGGDATFVQLLGWATWIAGGMLLTLMVSRSHDLPWPKALGASAIQLIALLSIVKLGTV, from the coding sequence ATGTCACAGCTCGGCCGCAAAGCCGGGCCCGGATGCCCGGGCCCGGCACGCCACCGCCCGGGACCAGGTACGTTCGAAGACGTGGCTGGATTCAGGATCGGACGCGGCCGGAACAACGGCGCTCCTCAGACGCGACCGCAAAACCCTCCGTACGGGCAGCAGACGCCGCAGGGACCGTCGTACGGCTACCCGCCGGCGCCGCCTCAGCCGTACCCGCAGCAGCCGCCGTACGGCAACGGCGGCGGCCCCACCTGGCCGCAGCCGAACGCCGGACGGCCCGGCGGCGGCTACGGCGACCAGGGCGAGCCGGAGTACTTCGGCGACGGCGCGTACCCGCCCGGCCCCCAGGGCCCGCACGACCCGTACGCGGCGAACAACCCGGGCCACACCCAGGCCTTCTCCGTCGGCGAGGACCCCTACAACCAGGGCGACACCTACCGCGCCGGCTCGGCCGCCCCGCCGCCCGGCCCGGTCGGCCCGCGTCTGCACTGGAAGGCCCTGCTCAGGGGCATCGTCCTCGCCCCCAAGCAGACGTTCCTCCAGATGCGGGACTACACGATGTGGGGCCCGGCCCTCATCGTCACGTTCCTCTACGGCCTGCTCGCGGTCTTCGGCTTCGACGGCGCCCGCAAGGATGCGATAAACGCCACACTCTCGAACGCGATCCCCATCGTCCTGACGACGGCGGTCGCGATGGTGATCAGCGCGTTCATCCTGGGCGTGGTCACCCACACCCTGGCCCGCCAGCTCGGCGGCGACGGCGCCTGGCAGCCCACGGTCGGCCTGTCCATGCTGATCATGTCCATCACGGACGCACCCCGCCTGGTCTTCGCGATGTTCGCCGGCGGCGACGCGACGTTCGTGCAGCTGCTGGGCTGGGCCACCTGGATCGCGGGCGGCATGCTGCTGACCCTCATGGTCAGCCGCTCCCACGACCTGCCCTGGCCGAAGGCGCTGGGCGCGTCGGCGATCCAGCTGATCGCGCTGCTGTCGATCGTGAAGCTGGGCACGGTCTGA
- a CDS encoding VCBS repeat-containing protein: MSHRTPHALAALTATAALGAALFTAVPAATAAPAKYADDFNGDGYRDLATAAPYTPVGGKTDAGAVVVTYGSASGISAARRTVLTQDTAGIPGTAEQGDRFGKSLTSGDLNADGYADLVIGSVGEDVGSDADGGSVTVVWGGKSGLSGGRGVPDPAVSAHDEYGMSLTTGDFDSDGRPDLAVGSTGSDIWIHEGFTKASGPGSRHELATGLQTGNSLYGAQDLAAADLNGDGTDDLVITGSEASTYDDGNMIYLGSASGLTYQTFLKSDAWELAAVGDLNGDGYDDVVTAAPGTNGKSLGGSVSSYLGSANGVRTQPQTTINQDTPGVPGADEETDAFGNDLSVADVDGDGYAEVAVGVLHETIGTAEIAGSVIVLRGSATGLTATGAQSFTQNTAGVPGTAESADRFGASVRLSDLTGDGKADLSVGADGENHPSGAVYSLRGSASGVTTKNAISFGPGSLGMSTTGYLRLGQDMLG, translated from the coding sequence ATGTCTCACCGCACCCCCCACGCCCTCGCGGCCCTGACCGCCACGGCCGCGCTGGGCGCCGCCCTCTTCACCGCCGTACCGGCCGCCACCGCGGCCCCCGCCAAGTACGCCGACGACTTCAACGGCGACGGCTACCGCGACCTCGCCACCGCCGCGCCCTACACCCCCGTCGGCGGCAAGACCGACGCGGGCGCCGTCGTCGTCACCTACGGCTCCGCGAGCGGCATCAGTGCCGCCCGCCGCACCGTCCTGACCCAGGACACGGCCGGCATCCCCGGCACCGCCGAGCAGGGCGACCGCTTCGGCAAGTCCCTCACCTCCGGCGACCTCAACGCCGACGGGTACGCCGACCTCGTGATCGGCAGCGTCGGCGAGGACGTCGGATCCGACGCCGACGGCGGCTCCGTCACGGTCGTCTGGGGCGGCAAGAGCGGCCTGTCCGGCGGCCGCGGCGTCCCCGACCCGGCCGTGTCGGCCCACGACGAGTACGGCATGTCCCTCACCACCGGCGACTTCGACTCAGACGGCCGCCCCGACCTCGCCGTCGGCAGCACCGGCAGCGACATCTGGATCCACGAGGGCTTCACCAAGGCCTCCGGCCCGGGGAGCCGCCACGAGCTCGCCACCGGCCTCCAGACCGGCAACAGCCTCTACGGCGCCCAGGACCTCGCCGCCGCCGACCTCAACGGCGACGGCACCGACGACCTGGTCATCACGGGCAGCGAGGCGTCGACGTACGACGACGGCAACATGATCTACCTCGGTTCCGCCTCCGGCCTCACCTACCAGACGTTCCTCAAGAGCGACGCCTGGGAGCTGGCCGCCGTCGGCGACCTCAACGGCGACGGCTACGACGACGTGGTCACGGCGGCCCCCGGAACGAACGGCAAGAGCCTCGGCGGCTCGGTGAGCTCCTACCTCGGCAGCGCGAACGGCGTCCGCACCCAGCCCCAGACGACGATCAACCAGGACACCCCGGGGGTCCCCGGCGCGGACGAGGAGACGGACGCGTTCGGCAACGACCTCTCGGTCGCCGACGTCGACGGCGACGGCTACGCGGAGGTGGCCGTCGGCGTGCTCCACGAGACCATCGGCACCGCCGAGATCGCGGGCAGCGTCATCGTGCTGCGCGGCTCGGCCACCGGCCTGACCGCCACCGGCGCCCAGTCGTTCACCCAGAACACGGCCGGCGTCCCCGGCACCGCCGAGTCCGCCGACCGCTTCGGCGCCTCCGTACGCCTGTCCGACCTCACCGGCGACGGCAAGGCGGACCTGTCCGTGGGCGCCGACGGCGAGAACCACCCCTCCGGCGCCGTCTACAGCCTGCGCGGCTCGGCCTCGGGCGTGACGACGAAGAACGCGATCAGCTTCGGCCCCGGCTCGCTCGGCATGTCGACGACCGGCTACCTGAGGCTGGGCCAGGACATGCTGGGCTGA
- a CDS encoding FG-GAP and VCBS repeat-containing protein yields the protein MRRSTTTALVAALLATGVTPVFLTGPASAAVARHYDDFNGDGRRDLAYGGYNDVDRQGGTVTVVYNTATGLDTAHPKYLHQDSAGVPGAGEEDDQFGASLASADLNKDGYADLVVGNPSEHVGSADYRGTVTVLWGSKSGLSGGTNLTPAGGAGGHFGRDLATGDFTGDGSPDLAVIGGEEAWLYRGPFTKSGTTGKVSKIDKGSGGWYSSALGAGKVDGDGKTDLVVIGTEITGSDIRERAWFLKGTSTGLAPGASRTLSDRQQGLYPSPVIGDFDKNGYGDIALGLPDKDNGKGAVTIWRGTASGPGTSTTFTQATSGVSGSPEAGDDFGYAISAADTNGDGYADLAVGVPHEDVEGLQDQGGVHVFRGGSGGLSGARSSWIAQTVLGPADSYASFGYTLRLRDLTADGRADLAVGAASSALLMRGTGTVPTKTGAIVLPELGGSLPD from the coding sequence ATGCGCAGATCCACCACGACCGCCCTGGTCGCCGCCCTGCTGGCGACCGGCGTCACCCCCGTGTTCCTCACCGGCCCCGCCTCCGCGGCGGTGGCGAGGCACTACGACGACTTCAACGGCGACGGCCGCCGCGACCTCGCCTACGGCGGCTACAACGACGTCGACCGCCAGGGCGGCACCGTCACCGTCGTGTACAACACCGCCACCGGCCTCGACACCGCCCACCCGAAGTACCTCCACCAGGACAGCGCCGGCGTCCCCGGGGCCGGGGAGGAGGACGACCAGTTCGGCGCGTCCCTCGCGAGCGCCGACCTCAACAAGGACGGCTACGCGGACCTCGTCGTCGGCAACCCCAGCGAGCACGTGGGCAGCGCCGACTACCGCGGCACGGTCACCGTCCTGTGGGGCTCGAAGTCCGGCCTGTCCGGCGGCACGAACCTCACGCCCGCCGGCGGCGCGGGCGGCCACTTCGGCCGTGACCTGGCGACCGGCGACTTCACCGGCGACGGCTCGCCCGACCTGGCCGTGATCGGCGGTGAGGAGGCGTGGCTGTACCGCGGCCCCTTCACCAAGTCGGGCACGACCGGGAAGGTCAGCAAGATCGACAAGGGGTCCGGCGGCTGGTACTCCTCCGCTCTCGGGGCCGGAAAGGTCGACGGGGACGGCAAGACCGACCTGGTGGTGATCGGCACGGAGATCACCGGCAGCGACATCCGCGAGCGCGCCTGGTTCCTCAAGGGCACGTCCACAGGCCTCGCCCCCGGCGCGTCCAGGACCCTCAGCGACCGGCAGCAGGGCCTCTACCCGAGCCCGGTCATCGGCGACTTCGACAAGAACGGCTACGGCGACATCGCCCTCGGCCTGCCCGACAAGGACAACGGCAAGGGCGCCGTCACGATCTGGCGCGGCACGGCGTCGGGCCCGGGCACGTCGACCACGTTCACCCAGGCCACCTCGGGCGTCTCCGGCAGCCCGGAGGCGGGCGACGACTTCGGCTACGCCATCTCGGCCGCCGACACCAACGGCGACGGCTACGCGGACCTCGCGGTCGGCGTGCCGCACGAGGACGTCGAGGGCCTTCAGGACCAGGGCGGTGTCCACGTCTTCCGCGGCGGCTCCGGCGGCCTCAGCGGCGCCCGCTCCTCGTGGATCGCCCAGACGGTGCTGGGCCCGGCCGACTCCTACGCCTCCTTCGGCTACACCCTCCGCCTGCGCGACCTGACCGCCGACGGCCGGGCCGACCTGGCCGTGGGCGCGGCGAGCAGCGCGCTGCTGATGCGGGGCACGGGCACGGTGCCGACGAAGACGGGCGCGATCGTCCTGCCGGAGCTCGGCGGCTCGCTTCCCGACTGA
- a CDS encoding FG-GAP repeat domain-containing protein, which yields MRKRTLLLATALTTGLLTALPATAATAAPATGPRADFNGDGHGDVAFAAPYAKVDGKGMAGYVAVVYGGATGLDPAKRTVVSQNTAGVPGAAEAEDTFGDALAVADLNGDGYTDLAVGSSGEDVGTDTDGGSVTVLWGSASGLKNGTSVKDPAVSGHDHWGRLLTAGDFDGDGKADLAVGTGSSHVYVIRGGFTTTGTTGAAKRVNTPETAYSVDAVKAGDTNGDGRSDLVLTYRVRLDSAESGSWSKGVAYLGSPTGPDTSLPRPLNGGTSLALGDIDGDGYDEIALGNVFTKDDDHSGSLGGRVVVIRGSEGGPVNGDAPMAELTQASTGVPGADEADDGFGGSVSIGDANGDGYGDLAIGVVFEDVGTLEDAGSTVLMNGSASGVSRTGGRTLTQATAGVPGTAEAMDYFGSDVLLADVTKDGRAEFTITAGFEDEGIGAITTLRGSATGPVTVGARSFGPGSLGQTRSYGAFGTGLIG from the coding sequence ATGCGCAAGCGCACTCTCCTCCTGGCCACGGCCCTCACCACCGGCCTGCTCACCGCCCTGCCCGCGACGGCGGCCACCGCCGCGCCCGCCACCGGCCCGAGGGCCGACTTCAACGGCGACGGCCACGGCGACGTCGCCTTCGCCGCCCCGTACGCCAAGGTCGACGGCAAGGGCATGGCCGGTTACGTCGCCGTGGTCTACGGCGGCGCCACCGGCCTCGACCCGGCCAAGCGGACCGTGGTCAGCCAGAACACCGCCGGTGTGCCCGGTGCCGCAGAGGCCGAGGACACCTTCGGTGACGCGCTCGCCGTGGCCGACCTCAACGGCGACGGCTACACCGACCTCGCGGTCGGCTCCTCCGGCGAGGACGTCGGCACCGACACCGACGGCGGCTCCGTCACCGTGCTGTGGGGCTCGGCGAGCGGCCTGAAGAACGGCACCTCGGTCAAGGACCCGGCGGTCTCCGGGCACGACCACTGGGGCCGGCTGCTGACCGCGGGCGACTTCGACGGCGACGGCAAGGCGGACCTGGCCGTCGGCACCGGCTCCTCCCACGTCTACGTCATCCGCGGCGGCTTCACCACGACCGGCACCACCGGCGCCGCGAAGCGCGTCAACACGCCCGAGACGGCGTACAGCGTCGACGCCGTGAAGGCGGGCGACACCAACGGCGACGGCCGGTCGGACCTGGTCCTCACCTACCGCGTCCGCCTCGACTCGGCCGAGTCGGGCAGCTGGTCCAAGGGCGTCGCCTACCTCGGCTCCCCCACCGGCCCGGACACCTCGCTCCCCCGTCCCCTGAACGGCGGCACCTCCCTCGCCCTCGGCGACATCGACGGCGACGGCTACGACGAGATCGCCCTCGGCAACGTCTTCACGAAGGACGACGACCACAGCGGCTCCCTCGGCGGCCGGGTCGTCGTCATCCGCGGCTCCGAGGGCGGCCCGGTCAACGGCGACGCCCCCATGGCCGAGCTGACCCAGGCCTCCACCGGCGTCCCCGGCGCCGACGAGGCGGACGACGGCTTCGGCGGCTCGGTCTCCATCGGCGACGCCAACGGCGACGGCTACGGCGACCTCGCAATCGGCGTGGTCTTCGAGGACGTCGGCACCCTGGAGGACGCCGGTTCCACGGTCCTGATGAACGGCTCCGCCTCGGGCGTCTCGCGCACCGGCGGCCGCACCCTCACCCAGGCCACCGCCGGTGTCCCGGGCACCGCCGAGGCCATGGACTACTTCGGCTCGGACGTCCTGCTGGCCGACGTCACCAAGGACGGCCGCGCCGAGTTCACGATCACCGCCGGCTTCGAGGACGAGGGCATCGGCGCCATCACGACGCTGCGCGGCTCGGCCACCGGCCCCGTCACCGTCGGCGCCCGCTCCTTCGGCCCGGGCAGCCTCGGCCAGACCCGCTCCTACGGCGCCTTCGGCACCGGCCTCATCGGCTGA
- a CDS encoding FG-GAP-like repeat-containing protein, producing MRTRVTAAVLAAALTPLALALSAPAAHAATAAAPYDFNGDGRADLAIGAPGAAVAGQARAGAVSVVYGSSTGPKSSTRTLLTQNTAGMPGAAEADDAFGSALASADLNTDGYADLLIGTPGEDGTDTNDGTVTIVWGSATGLSGARTLFSFFSADYDRYGQALAAGDFDADGDADVAVGSTGPVTLSLVNGPITKTGAHNGGSGSRNDWWSTSHGTTHLSSGDITGDGHPWVVLHGRAANTAHAATSLADMKIGNYTDWLQDLPAGYVSAVGDIDGDGHADLAIGNDRETSADPAGALGGQVTVVYGGPEGRDTGRAPLALTQDTAGVPGASEKGDRFGGGVSLGDVNGDGFADLAIGAAGENSAAGAVTVLFGSASGLTTKGATSYTQNTAGVPGSSEQGDRFGARVTLTDHTGDRRADLSVSAPGENAGDGAVWSLRSTTTGPTATGSVSFGPGTTGVSTAGTPGYGTALNS from the coding sequence ATGCGCACCCGTGTCACCGCCGCCGTCCTCGCGGCGGCCCTCACCCCGCTCGCCCTGGCCCTGTCCGCACCCGCCGCGCACGCCGCCACGGCCGCCGCCCCGTACGACTTCAACGGCGACGGCCGCGCCGACCTGGCCATCGGCGCGCCCGGCGCCGCGGTCGCCGGGCAGGCGAGGGCGGGCGCCGTGTCCGTCGTCTACGGCAGCTCCACCGGCCCGAAGAGCTCGACGCGCACGCTGCTCACCCAGAACACGGCCGGTATGCCCGGCGCCGCCGAGGCCGACGACGCCTTCGGCTCGGCCCTCGCCTCCGCGGACCTGAACACCGACGGCTACGCCGACCTCCTGATCGGCACGCCCGGCGAGGACGGCACCGACACCAACGACGGCACGGTCACCATCGTCTGGGGCTCGGCGACCGGCCTGTCCGGCGCCCGTACGCTGTTCAGCTTCTTCAGCGCCGACTACGACCGCTACGGCCAGGCGCTCGCCGCGGGCGACTTCGACGCCGACGGGGACGCGGACGTCGCGGTCGGCTCCACCGGCCCGGTCACCCTGTCCCTCGTGAACGGGCCGATCACCAAGACCGGCGCGCACAACGGCGGTTCCGGCTCGCGCAACGACTGGTGGTCCACCTCGCACGGCACCACCCACCTCTCCTCCGGCGACATCACCGGCGACGGCCACCCCTGGGTGGTCCTGCACGGCCGCGCCGCGAACACCGCCCACGCGGCCACCAGCCTGGCCGACATGAAGATCGGCAACTACACCGACTGGCTGCAGGACCTGCCCGCCGGTTACGTGTCCGCCGTCGGCGACATCGACGGCGACGGCCACGCCGACCTGGCCATCGGCAACGACCGCGAGACCTCCGCCGACCCGGCGGGCGCCCTCGGCGGCCAGGTCACCGTCGTCTACGGCGGACCCGAAGGCCGCGACACCGGCCGCGCCCCGCTCGCCCTCACCCAGGACACCGCCGGTGTGCCCGGCGCCTCCGAGAAGGGCGACCGCTTCGGCGGCGGCGTCTCGCTCGGCGACGTCAACGGCGACGGGTTCGCCGACCTGGCGATCGGCGCCGCGGGCGAGAACTCCGCCGCCGGTGCCGTCACCGTGCTGTTCGGCTCGGCGTCCGGCCTGACCACCAAGGGCGCGACGTCGTACACCCAGAACACCGCGGGTGTGCCCGGGAGTTCGGAGCAGGGCGACCGGTTCGGCGCCCGCGTGACCCTCACCGACCACACCGGCGACCGCCGCGCCGACCTGTCCGTCTCCGCGCCGGGCGAGAACGCCGGCGACGGCGCGGTCTGGTCCCTGCGCTCCACCACCACCGGCCCGACGGCCACCGGCTCCGTCAGCTTCGGCCCGGGCACGACCGGCGTCTCCACGGCCGGCACGCCGGGCTACGGCACCGCACTCAACTCCTGA
- a CDS encoding FG-GAP-like repeat-containing protein: MRKRTLLLAATLTTGLLTITPAAAAPSGLAGDFNGDGYRDVAVGAPCSDVGSASCAGAVVVLYGSSSGVSATRKAIITQNSPGVPGTAESTDLFGSALAAADLDRDGYSDLVVGATGESIGDRDGVGSGTVLWGGTSGLSGGKGLPQPSTLSEWGGFSHGIATGDFDGDGDTDVTLTGQSHIRVYLGPFTRTGGPLSHYRAGELGGGYEVIAGDMTGDSAAERVHPHAVDGDSGGQIWYYRWTGTGYKFAELPNADGFPGSVGDINGDGYGDLVLGDSTDPSSHKPGGHKGGQITVWYGGPNGPDPAQTPTVVHQDTTGVPGAGETDDAFGSAVSTGDINGDGYADVAVAAHGEDLGTVAEAGSVTVLFGSASGLRTSGATSYTQDTSGVPGTAEAWDRFGSAVDLTDLTKDGKADLVIGVDGENGSGGVWTLRGTSTGLSTTGAKGLTAAGVSLKAGNGFGSVIAQ; this comes from the coding sequence TTGCGCAAGCGCACCCTTCTCCTGGCCGCCACGCTCACCACCGGCCTGCTCACCATCACCCCGGCCGCCGCCGCGCCCTCGGGCCTCGCCGGGGACTTCAACGGCGACGGGTACCGGGACGTCGCGGTCGGCGCCCCCTGCTCCGACGTCGGCTCGGCCTCCTGCGCCGGCGCCGTCGTCGTGCTCTACGGCTCGTCGTCCGGCGTCTCGGCCACCCGTAAGGCGATCATCACCCAGAACTCCCCCGGCGTCCCCGGCACCGCCGAGTCGACCGACCTGTTCGGCTCCGCCCTCGCCGCCGCCGACCTGGACCGCGACGGCTACTCCGACCTCGTCGTGGGCGCCACCGGCGAGAGCATCGGCGACCGGGACGGCGTCGGCTCAGGCACCGTCCTGTGGGGCGGCACGTCCGGCCTGTCCGGCGGCAAGGGCCTGCCGCAGCCGTCCACGCTCAGCGAGTGGGGCGGCTTCTCCCACGGCATCGCGACCGGCGACTTCGACGGCGACGGCGACACGGACGTGACGCTCACCGGCCAGAGCCACATCCGCGTGTACCTGGGCCCCTTCACCCGCACCGGCGGCCCGCTGAGCCACTACCGCGCCGGCGAGCTCGGCGGCGGGTACGAGGTGATCGCGGGCGACATGACCGGCGACAGCGCTGCCGAGCGCGTCCACCCGCACGCCGTGGACGGCGACTCCGGCGGTCAGATCTGGTACTACCGCTGGACCGGCACGGGCTACAAGTTCGCCGAGCTGCCGAACGCCGACGGCTTCCCCGGCTCGGTCGGCGACATCAACGGCGACGGCTACGGCGACCTCGTCCTCGGTGACTCCACGGACCCGTCCAGCCACAAGCCCGGCGGCCACAAGGGCGGCCAGATCACCGTCTGGTACGGCGGCCCGAACGGCCCCGACCCGGCGCAGACGCCGACCGTCGTGCACCAGGACACCACCGGCGTGCCCGGCGCGGGCGAGACCGACGACGCCTTCGGCTCGGCCGTCAGCACCGGCGACATCAACGGCGACGGCTACGCCGACGTCGCGGTCGCCGCTCACGGCGAGGACCTCGGCACCGTGGCGGAGGCGGGCTCCGTGACCGTCCTGTTCGGCTCCGCTTCCGGCCTGAGGACCAGCGGCGCCACGTCCTACACGCAGGACACCAGCGGCGTCCCCGGCACCGCAGAGGCCTGGGACCGCTTCGGCTCCGCCGTCGACCTGACCGACCTCACCAAGGACGGCAAGGCGGACCTGGTCATCGGCGTCGACGGCGAGAACGGCTCCGGCGGCGTCTGGACCCTGCGCGGCACCTCCACCGGCCTGAGCACCACGGGTGCCAAGGGCCTGACCGCCGCCGGCGTCTCGCTGAAGGCCGGCAACGGCTTCGGCTCGGTGATCGCCCAGTGA
- a CDS encoding VCBS repeat-containing protein: MHQHERPSGRPHAPAHSHERLFRRPRLRLALATAAAAALTGTLLTATAGTATAADPTRAPQADFNHDGIGDAAFSAAGAYVSGKKDAGQLVVLYGTKTGVSSAKRSVISQNTAGNPGTAESGDVFGADSAYADFNGDGYDDLAVSSPLEDVGSDKDGGGVAVLWGSAQGITGKGVSIADAAPTQHDRWGRNLAAGDFDGDGKADLAVGNTSNVIYVYKGGISASGTAVKGRYSVKAPVQASGDGSGPLNLTTGDVNGDRRTDLVVDGFETATGQYWNANYLLSGTSSGLSAADARPLKAGVITGIGDINGDGYGDIVTGMHWNRTDDGVTFPEAADGGKVWITYGAPDGVGSTTGITQNTGNVPGSSERNDYFGYELDLGDVNGDGYQDLVVGVAGEDIGSVADAGQLVVLYGSASGLNTSLGTQSFAQSTAGVPGSDEKGDFLGTDVKLDDVTGDGRADLLAGSYENDGNGAVLYLPSSGTKITATGSRTVSPSASGVSTTGYPNFGANFAD; this comes from the coding sequence ATGCATCAGCACGAGCGCCCCTCCGGGCGCCCGCACGCGCCCGCGCACTCGCACGAGCGCCTGTTCCGTCGCCCCCGCCTGCGTCTCGCCCTGGCGACCGCCGCGGCCGCCGCCCTCACCGGCACGCTGCTCACTGCCACGGCCGGTACGGCGACGGCCGCGGACCCGACGCGGGCCCCGCAGGCCGACTTCAATCACGACGGCATCGGCGACGCGGCGTTCTCCGCCGCCGGCGCGTACGTGAGCGGCAAGAAGGACGCCGGCCAGCTCGTCGTCCTGTACGGCACGAAGACCGGAGTCTCCTCCGCGAAGCGGTCCGTCATCAGCCAGAACACCGCCGGCAACCCGGGCACCGCCGAGAGCGGTGACGTGTTCGGCGCCGACAGCGCCTACGCCGACTTCAACGGCGACGGCTACGACGACCTCGCCGTCTCCTCCCCGCTGGAGGACGTCGGCAGCGACAAGGACGGCGGCGGTGTCGCGGTCCTGTGGGGCTCGGCCCAGGGCATCACCGGCAAGGGCGTCTCCATCGCGGACGCGGCCCCCACCCAGCACGACCGCTGGGGCAGGAACCTCGCCGCCGGCGACTTCGACGGCGACGGCAAGGCGGACCTGGCCGTCGGCAACACCTCCAACGTCATCTACGTCTACAAGGGCGGCATCAGCGCCTCCGGCACCGCGGTCAAGGGCCGGTACAGCGTCAAGGCACCGGTCCAGGCATCGGGCGACGGGTCCGGCCCGCTCAACCTCACCACGGGCGACGTCAACGGCGACCGCCGCACCGACCTGGTCGTCGACGGCTTCGAGACCGCCACCGGCCAGTACTGGAACGCCAACTACCTCCTCTCCGGCACGTCTTCGGGCCTGTCCGCCGCCGACGCCCGGCCGCTGAAGGCCGGTGTCATCACCGGCATCGGCGACATCAACGGCGACGGCTACGGCGACATCGTCACCGGCATGCACTGGAACCGGACCGACGACGGGGTGACCTTCCCGGAGGCCGCCGACGGCGGCAAGGTGTGGATCACCTACGGCGCCCCGGACGGCGTCGGCTCCACCACCGGCATCACGCAGAACACCGGCAACGTCCCCGGCAGCTCGGAGCGGAACGACTACTTCGGCTACGAGCTGGACCTGGGCGACGTCAACGGCGACGGCTACCAGGACCTCGTGGTCGGCGTCGCGGGCGAGGACATCGGGTCGGTCGCCGACGCCGGCCAGCTCGTCGTGCTGTACGGCTCGGCGTCGGGCCTCAACACCTCCTTGGGCACCCAGTCCTTCGCGCAGAGCACCGCGGGCGTCCCCGGCTCGGACGAGAAGGGCGACTTCCTCGGCACCGACGTCAAGCTCGACGACGTCACCGGTGACGGCCGGGCCGACCTGCTGGCCGGCTCGTACGAGAACGACGGCAACGGCGCGGTCCTCTACCTGCCGTCCAGCGGCACGAAGATCACCGCCACGGGTTCGCGCACCGTCTCTCCCAGCGCCTCGGGCGTCTCGACGACGGGCTACCCGAACTTCGGCGCCAACTTCGCCGACTGA
- a CDS encoding dihydrofolate reductase family protein — protein sequence MDDMEPQTAAGKVLCHFAMSLDGFVAGPNHTMDWMTGATFRPGLTKEYAETTGAVLGGRVGWDAYPDPTGIYGGAWQGPVFVLTHHPEDAQPTPGVTFLSCDVAEALRIAREAAGGKNVEVFSPTIGRQLLERGLIDEIDLHIVPVLLGDGIRLFDNPGGAPVRLELLVGDDRKAAVDVRYRPVPAE from the coding sequence ATGGACGACATGGAACCGCAGACCGCCGCCGGCAAGGTGCTCTGCCACTTCGCGATGTCCCTGGACGGATTCGTCGCGGGGCCGAATCACACGATGGACTGGATGACGGGGGCGACCTTCCGCCCCGGCCTCACCAAGGAGTACGCCGAGACGACCGGCGCCGTGTTGGGCGGCCGGGTCGGCTGGGACGCCTATCCCGACCCCACCGGGATCTACGGCGGCGCCTGGCAGGGGCCCGTGTTCGTGCTCACGCACCACCCGGAGGACGCGCAGCCCACGCCGGGCGTGACCTTCCTGAGCTGCGACGTCGCCGAGGCGCTCCGGATCGCGCGGGAGGCCGCCGGCGGGAAGAACGTCGAGGTGTTCTCGCCGACCATCGGCCGGCAGCTCCTGGAGCGCGGGCTGATCGACGAGATCGACCTGCACATCGTGCCCGTGCTGCTCGGCGACGGGATCCGGCTGTTCGACAACCCCGGGGGTGCGCCCGTGCGGCTGGAGCTGCTCGTCGGGGACGACCGTAAGGCCGCGGTCGACGTGCGGTACCGGCCGGTGCCCGCCGAGTGA